The Lucilia cuprina isolate Lc7/37 chromosome 5, ASM2204524v1, whole genome shotgun sequence genome includes a window with the following:
- the LOC111676981 gene encoding uncharacterized protein LOC111676981 isoform X1, translated as MYLDSNNAEDDIFEEVTTTDFSDQNKSCESVKRRTVVGPWKNVSEFNKVYDWLFGSEYSRESREKALSQIRVWNLRRSTLCPAAVLATSVIIEVQLKDIADNKFTNEELQTLYANAFTRFFNFMSSIMQSHNMRTMYQTAKELGLESFVVDLRHICAHGQVLPPLQVLRNTAEYCISWLHDYYWSAQRNTMCDTDAAHIRRKDKTQFDINISELFQIYDAALEGHLKGATNLKTLKRHLHGKRFNSLKEFYTENKLNSLQDAFDVIVQQLCVLVKRDLAIKDMSEIYVEAFLKMSYFFKLHETHTSDEDFISLINVTQSLFRMLAVYGFVEELFLSLIEITENSIADSSMRAGASYWAVQIAKGFHAFRQCKKMYKAELDANSTIKEAPHSNNDLTQISEGTRELLIYSGVDMKRTIIFGDHFRRPWVWVFERNFIEDRLEAVNEYTAPILKSLLPLIEPELNKTEINTFSTLIDCLFETNAEMEVNEKSTKDSNKIFTVSDLLQKLNNKDNDIEMEVDEENEIVTGDKIDDGAEVKYGIWTLMPDDETHDWKSCPLGRLPWE; from the exons atGTATTTAGACAGCAATAATGCTGAAGATGATATCTTTGAAGAAGTCACCACAACAGACTTCAGTGATCAAAATAAATCATGTGAAAGTGTTAAACGTCGTACTGTAGTGGGTCCCTGGAAAAATGT ATCAGAATTTAATAAAGTATATGACTGGCTATTTGGTTCAGAATATTCTCGAGAATCACGTGAAAAAGCTTTGAGTCAAATACGCGTATGGAATTTGAGACGTAGTACTTTATGTCCAGCTGCTGTATTAGCTACCAGTGTCATTATAGAGGTTCAGCTTAAAGATATTGCTGACAATAAATTCACTAACGAGGAGTTACAAACTTTATACGCTAATGCTTTTACCAGATTCTTCAATTTCATGTCCTCTATAATGCAGTCACACAATATGCGCACCATGTATCAAACGGCCAAAGAATTGGGATTAGAATCATTTGTAGTAGATTTAAGACATATTTGTGCTCATGGGCAAGTATTGCCTCCTCTACAGGTGCTGCGTAATACTGCGGAATATTGTATCTCCTGGTTGCACGACTACTATTGGTCGGCACAACGCAACACCATGTGTGACACTGATGCAGCCCATATAAGACGCAAAGATAAAACCCAATTTGATATTAATATCTCTGAATTATTTCAAATCTATGATGCCGCTTTAGAAGGTCATTTAAAAGGGGCAACAAATCTAAAAACTCTTAAACGTCATCTACACGGCAAACGTTTCAATTCCCTGAAAGAATTTTAcactgaaaataaattaaattccttACAAGATGCATTTGATGTTATTGTTCAACAACTTTGTGTTCTAGTCAAACGTGATTTGGCTATAAAAGACATGTCGGAAATTTATGtggaagcttttttaaaaatgagctatttctttaaattacacGAAACTCATACATCCGATGAAGACTTTATATCATTAATAAATGTCACTCAGTCGCTGTTTCGTATGTTGGCCGTTTATGGTTTTGTGGAGGAACTATTTTTATCACTAATTGAAATCACTGAAAATTCTATAGCTGATTCAAGTATGCGAGCTGGTGCCAGTTATTGGGCTGTTCAAATTGCGAAAGGTTTTCATGCTTTTCGTCAGTGCAAGAAAATGTACAAAGCGGAATTGGATGCG AACAGCACTATAAAAGAAGCACCTCATAGCAACAACGATTTAACACAAATTTCAGAAGGTACCAGAGAATTACTCATCTACAGTGGTGTCGACATGAAAAGAACCATAATATTTGGTGATCATTTTCGTCGTCCCTGGGTCTGGGTATTTGAACGTAACTTTATAGAAGATCGTTTAGAAGCTGTAAATGAATACACAGCACCCATATTAAAAag TTTATTACCACTAATAGAACCAGAATTAAATAAAACGGAAATCAATACATTTTCCACACTCATCGATTGTCTATTTGAGACAAATGCCGAAATGGAAGTCAACGAGAAATCAACTAaagattctaataaaatttttactgtttCAGATCTATTacagaaattaaataataaagataatGATATAGAAATGGAAGTGGATgaggaaaatgaaattgtaacaGGAGATAAGATTGATGATGGTGCTGAAGTTAAATATGGAATATGGACTTTAATGCCAG ATGACGAAACTCATGATTGGAAATCCTGTCCTTTGGGTCGCTTACCTTGGGAGTAG
- the LOC111676981 gene encoding uncharacterized protein LOC111676981 isoform X2, translating into MYLDSNNAEDDIFEEVTTTDFSDQNKSCESVKRRTVVGPWKNVSEFNKVYDWLFGSEYSRESREKALSQIRVWNLRRSTLCPAAVLATSVIIEVQLKDIADNKFTNEELQTLYANAFTRFFNFMSSIMQSHNMRTMYQTAKELGLESFVVDLRHICAHGQVLPPLQVLRNTAEYCISWLHDYYWSAQRNTMCDTDAAHIRRKDKTQFDINISELFQIYDAALEGHLKGATNLKTLKRHLHGKRFNSLKEFYTENKLNSLQDAFDVIVQQLCVLVKRDLAIKDMSEIYVEAFLKMSYFFKLHETHTSDEDFISLINVTQSLFRMLAVYGFVEELFLSLIEITENSIADSSMRAGASYWAVQIAKGFHAFRQCKKMYKAELDANSTIKEAPHSNNDLTQISEGTRELLIYSGVDMKRTIIFGDHFRRPWVWVFERNFIEDRLEAVNEYTAPILKSLLPLIEPELNKTEINTFSTLIDCLFETNAEMEVNEKSTKDSNKIFTVSDLLQKLNNKDNDIEMEVDEENEIVTGDKIDDGAEVKYGIWTLMPDDETHDWKSCPLGRLPWE; encoded by the exons atGTATTTAGACAGCAATAATGCTGAAGATGATATCTTTGAAGAAGTCACCACAACAGACTTCAGTGATCAAAATAAATCATGTGAAAGTGTTAAACGTCGTACTGTAGTGGGTCCCTGGAAAAATGT ATCAGAATTTAATAAAGTATATGACTGGCTATTTGGTTCAGAATATTCTCGAGAATCACGTGAAAAAGCTTTGAGTCAAATACGCGTATGGAATTTGAGACGTAGTACTTTATGTCCAGCTGCTGTATTAGCTACCAGTGTCATTATAGAGGTTCAGCTTAAAGATATTGCTGACAATAAATTCACTAACGAGGAGTTACAAACTTTATACGCTAATGCTTTTACCAGATTCTTCAATTTCATGTCCTCTATAATGCAGTCACACAATATGCGCACCATGTATCAAACGGCCAAAGAATTGGGATTAGAATCATTTGTAGTag ATTTAAGACATATTTGTGCTCATGGGCAAGTATTGCCTCCTCTACAGGTGCTGCGTAATACTGCGGAATATTGTATCTCCTGGTTGCACGACTACTATTGGTCGGCACAACGCAACACCATGTGTGACACTGATGCAGCCCATATAAGACGCAAAGATAAAACCCAATTTGATATTAATATCTCTGAATTATTTCAAATCTATGATGCCGCTTTAGAAGGTCATTTAAAAGGGGCAACAAATCTAAAAACTCTTAAACGTCATCTACACGGCAAACGTTTCAATTCCCTGAAAGAATTTTAcactgaaaataaattaaattccttACAAGATGCATTTGATGTTATTGTTCAACAACTTTGTGTTCTAGTCAAACGTGATTTGGCTATAAAAGACATGTCGGAAATTTATGtggaagcttttttaaaaatgagctatttctttaaattacacGAAACTCATACATCCGATGAAGACTTTATATCATTAATAAATGTCACTCAGTCGCTGTTTCGTATGTTGGCCGTTTATGGTTTTGTGGAGGAACTATTTTTATCACTAATTGAAATCACTGAAAATTCTATAGCTGATTCAAGTATGCGAGCTGGTGCCAGTTATTGGGCTGTTCAAATTGCGAAAGGTTTTCATGCTTTTCGTCAGTGCAAGAAAATGTACAAAGCGGAATTGGATGCG AACAGCACTATAAAAGAAGCACCTCATAGCAACAACGATTTAACACAAATTTCAGAAGGTACCAGAGAATTACTCATCTACAGTGGTGTCGACATGAAAAGAACCATAATATTTGGTGATCATTTTCGTCGTCCCTGGGTCTGGGTATTTGAACGTAACTTTATAGAAGATCGTTTAGAAGCTGTAAATGAATACACAGCACCCATATTAAAAag TTTATTACCACTAATAGAACCAGAATTAAATAAAACGGAAATCAATACATTTTCCACACTCATCGATTGTCTATTTGAGACAAATGCCGAAATGGAAGTCAACGAGAAATCAACTAaagattctaataaaatttttactgtttCAGATCTATTacagaaattaaataataaagataatGATATAGAAATGGAAGTGGATgaggaaaatgaaattgtaacaGGAGATAAGATTGATGATGGTGCTGAAGTTAAATATGGAATATGGACTTTAATGCCAG ATGACGAAACTCATGATTGGAAATCCTGTCCTTTGGGTCGCTTACCTTGGGAGTAG